The genomic window GGCAAACCTCTGAGTCAGCTGGTTAAGGAAGCGATCGCTGAAGCCGATGGCCCACTTTACAACAACCGTCTTGATTTGCACCTCACAGAGGCCCACAAAACCGCCGTCATCGACTCCTTTACTAAAAATCCACCTACAGAGGTAGCAGGAATTAAAGTCAAGGAAGTCGGGCGTAAAGACGGTATTAAGCTGTATTTAGAAGAAGGTAGCTGGGTTTTACTGCGTCCTTCCGGTACAGAACCACTGGTGCGCGTCTACCTAGAAACCAACACTCCCGAAAAACTCACCCAAATCGCGCAAGAGTTAGAGAGTGTCATTGCTAAATTAGAAGCAGTAGTTTAATCACTCAGAGTTAGAAGTCAGAGTTATGAGTTAGGAGTTATGAGTTGTAAGTTAGCAATTCTTAACTCCTAATTTATAACTTCGAGCAAAATGTGAATTAATAACTCCTCACTCCTAACTCCTGTACAGACGCGATTAATCGCGTCTCTTTTATCAAAGTATGAAAATTGCTCCTTTTTTGACATCTCTAGTTGTAGCGGTTTGGGTAATAGCGATCGCAATTATTTCAGTCCAAAATGCCACACCCGTATCGTTAAAATTCTTAACATTCCAATCGATTCAGATACCAATGGGTTTAGTGCTAGCTTTCAGTGCCGGTGTAGGGTTAATTGGCATGGCACTGCTGCAACCTCTCTGGGGACTTGCTAGTTTTGGCCAGCGTAATTCTCGATTAGAAGACGATGCCGAATTTTTTGTTGATGATGAAGATTTTTGAGCCTTGAATAGCTGTGCAGTACCAAAACATTATTACAATCGAACCAGGAAAACGAGGTGGTAAGCCTTGTATTCGAGGAATGCGAATTACTGTCTACAAAGCTATGTAGCTGATCAAAAACGTTTATGAGTGGAATTTATACAGCAGATTTTAATTTGTGGATTGAACAGACAGCCCAACTATTGCGATCGCATCACTGGCAGGAAGTCGATCTGGAACATCTGATTGAAGAGGTTGAAAGTTTGGGCAAAAGTGAACGACGAGGTATTGCTAGTCAACTAACTCGTCTACTGTTGCATCTGCTTAAGTGGCAATATCAACCTCAGCGTCGCTCAGATAGTTGGTTGGATTCTATTACTGATTCTCGTACCCAAATTGAGTTAGCCATACTCGATAGTCCTAGTCTTAAGAGTTATCCTACAGAGCAACTTGAGGAAAGCTATCAAAGGGCGCGTCGCCAAGCAGCCAAGCAAACGGGCATACTTGTATCCGTGTTTCCAGAAGATTGCCCATATTCTTTAGAGTTAATGTTGGATGAAGACTGGCTACCGGAAGCAAGCGATATTTGATAACTATAATTGTGGCTATGTGGTATCAAGTGTAGACGCAGCCACTTGATATGCATTATTAGATATGGTATCTTGCCGAAGTTGATTGTACTCCTGTATAAGATTTTTTGTAAAGATTAAATCTACTTCCAACTCCCTAAAAGCTTCATCATAAAGACTTGATATTTTTTTAAACTTCTCTTTTTCTATGTCTATATTGGAAATTGCCCTTACACCTGCAAATGCTCCTACAGAAGCACTAGCTAAAGCAATAGTGTCTAAGATCAGTAAAATCATAAGTACT from Nostoc sp. UHCC 0926 includes these protein-coding regions:
- a CDS encoding LapA family protein; amino-acid sequence: MKIAPFLTSLVVAVWVIAIAIISVQNATPVSLKFLTFQSIQIPMGLVLAFSAGVGLIGMALLQPLWGLASFGQRNSRLEDDAEFFVDDEDF
- a CDS encoding DUF29 domain-containing protein yields the protein MSGIYTADFNLWIEQTAQLLRSHHWQEVDLEHLIEEVESLGKSERRGIASQLTRLLLHLLKWQYQPQRRSDSWLDSITDSRTQIELAILDSPSLKSYPTEQLEESYQRARRQAAKQTGILVSVFPEDCPYSLELMLDEDWLPEASDI